The sequence GCTCCCCAGGGCCCGGTACGCGCTGGCGAACTCGGCGCCGGTGACACCGGAGCCGACGACGATCAGATGCTCGGGCAGGCGATCGAGCTCGTAGAGCTGGGTCCAGTTCAGGATCCGCTCCCCGTCGCACGGCGCGCCGTCGAGCTCGCGCGGACGGGCCCCCACGGCCAGCAGGATCACGTCGGCGTCGAACGAGTCGATCCGCTCGCCCGCCGGGTCGAGCACCTCGACGCGGTCGGGCCCGTCCAGGCGCCCGCGCCCGTCGATCACCCGCACGCCCGCGTCGACCAGCGTGGCGCGGATGTCCGCGGACTGGGCGGCGGCGAGCTTCAGCACCCGGCGGTTCACGGCCGCGAGATCGACGTTCAGGGAGTGCGCGGCGGGGGCGGTGCCGTTGTCGGCGTCGCGGATGCCGAGCCGCTCCGAGCCGGCCACCAGGTCGAGCACGTCGGCCGTGGCGATGAGGGTCTTCGAGGGCACCACGTCGGTGATGACCGCGGCGCCGCCGATGCCGCGCTCCTCGAGCAGCACCGTCTCCGCGCCGTGCCGCGCAGCGGTCAGCGCCGCCTCGTACCCGCCGGGGCCGCCACCGAGGATCACCACCCGCACACGGTCTCCGGCGCGGGGGACCCGGCGGGGGTCCGGGGGAAGGGCAGTGCTGGGATCGCTCACCCCGTCATTGTGGCAAAGAACCTACGGTCAGGCGGCGGTTTCAGGCACCGGGAGCCGTGCGGCACGCCCCCGCGGGCGGCCCCGCTGCGTTACCTTCTGTCCATGACCTCTCCCGCATCCGACCCGTACCAGCTCGCCCGCGAGGCCGCCGCCGCGATCGCCGACGCCAGCGGCGTCCCCCACCACGACCTCGCCCTCGTGCTCGGCTCGGGATGGTCCGGCGCCGCGGACCTGCTCGGCGAGACGGTGTGGCAGGCCGACGCGACCACGATCCCCGGGTTCCGCCCGGCCGCCGTCGCGGGCCACGTGGGCACCCTGCGCTCGATCCGGGTGGAGGGAACGGGCGCCCGCGCCCTGGTGCTCGGCGCGCGCACCCACTTCTACGAGGGGGCCGGGGTGGACGCCGTCGTGCACGGGGTGCGCACCGCCGCCGCGACCGGCGCCCGCACGATGGTGCTGACCAACGGGTGCGGCGGCATCGACCCCGCCTGGGCTCCCGGCACCCCGGTGCTGATCCGCGACCAGATCAACTTCACCGGCGCCACCCCGCTGGTGGGCGCGAACTTCGTGGACCTCACGGACCTGTACACCCCGGCGCTGCGCGAGATCGCGCGCGACGTCGACGCCACCCTCGACGAGGGCGTGTACATGCAGTTCTCGGGCCCGAGCTACGAGACCCCGGCCGAGGTGCAGATGGCGAAGGCGATGGGGGCGCACCTGGTGGGCATGTCCACCGCGCTCGAGGCGATCGCCGTCCGCGAGGCGGGGATGGATCTGCTGGGCATCTCCCTGGTGACGAACCTCGCCGCCGGGATCAGCGGGGACGCGCTGAGCCACGAGGAGGTGCTCGAGGCGGGGCGTGCAGCCGGGCCGCGCATCTCCCGCCTGCTGGCCGAGACGGTGCGCCGGATCACCGACGCCTCGCCCGGGGCTGCGGCGGACGCCGCGACGGACGCGCCCGCATGAGCGTCGACGCCGCCCTGCGCGCCCGCGCCGAGAGCTGGATCCAGGACGATCCCGACCCCTCCACCCGGGAGGAGCTCACCGCGCTGCTGGCCCAGGCGGAGTCCGGCAGCGCCGCCGCGCTCGAGGAGCTCGCCGACGCCTTCGCCGCGGATCTCGAGTTCGGCACCGCCGGGCTGCGCGGCCGGATGGCGCCCGGCCCGCACCGCATGAACCTCGCGGTGGTCTCCCGCGCCGCCCGCGGGCTCGCCGACCATCTGCTGCGCGATCTCGAGCTCGACCGACCGCTGGTGGTGATCGGCTACGACGCGCGCCACCGCTCGCAGGACTTCGCGCGACGCTCCGCAGAGATCATGAGCGCGGCCGGCTGCCGGGTGCAGCTGCTGGAACGGCCCGGCCCCACTCCCCTGGTGGCCTTCGCCGTCCGGCACCTGGGTGCGGAGGCGGGCATCGTGGTGACCGCCTCCCACAACCCGCCGGCCGACAACGGCTACAAGGTCTACCTCGGCGGCCGGGGCGCTGCCCCCGAGGCGCGCGGCGTGCAGATCGTGCCGCCCTCGGATGCGCAGATCGCCGCACGCATCGCCGCGGTGGGGCCCGTCTCGGCGATCCCGCTGCCGCCCTCCGGCGAAGATCCCGGCATCGAGATGCTCGGCGAGCAGCTGCGCGAGGACTACCTCGCGGCGATCTGTGCGCTGCCGGATCCGGCAGGGCCGCGCGGGGTGCGGATCGTGCACACCGCGATGCACGGGGTGGGCACCGAGCCGGCGCTCGCCGCCCTGCACCGCACCGGCTTCGACGAGGTGCACAGCGTGGCGAAGCAGGCCGATCCCGATCCGGACTTCCCCACCGTCGCGTTCCCGAACCCCGAGGAGCCCGGCGCGATCGATCTCGCGCTCGAGCTGGCCCGCACCGTCGAGGCCGACGTCGTCATCGCCAACGATCCCGACGCCGACCGCTGCGCCGCGGCGGTGCGGGACCCGCACCAGGACGCGTGGCGGATGCTCACCGGGGACGAGCTGGGGGTGCTGCTGGGCGACCACCTGGTGCGCCGGCACGGCTATCGCGGGGTGCTGGCCCGCTCGATCGTCTCGAGCCGGTGGCTGGGTCGTCTCGCCGAGGATGCCGGGCTCGAGGCGGCCGCGACGCTGACGGGCTTCAAATGGATCGCTCGGGCGCCGGGCCTCGCCTACGGCTACGAGGAGGCGATCGGCTACTGCGTGCTGCCCGAGGCGGTGCGGGACAAGGACGGCCTCTCCGCGGCGCTCATGGTCGCCGAGATGGCCGCGCACGCGAAGGCGGAGGGGACGACTCTGGTGGGGCGGCTCGACGAGCTGGCCCGTGGGCACGGCCTGTACGCGACCTCGCAGCTGTCGATCCGGGTCGACGAGCTCGCCGAACGCGATGTGATGATGGCGCGGCTGCGCGCCGCACCGCCCGCCGCGCTCGCGCAGTCCCCGGTCGCCGTGGTGCAGGACCTCGCCGAGGGGTCGGTGGCGACCACCGGTCTGCCCCCGACCGACGGGATGGTGTTGTCCACCCGCGACGACGCACGCGTGATCGTGCGCCCCTCAGGCACCGAGCCCAAGCTCAAGTGCTACATCGAGGTGCACGAGGAGGTGCCGGCCGCGGCCGATGACGCCCGGCTCGGCGAGGTGCGGCGGCGTGCCGCGGCGCAGCTGGAGCGGATCGGCGCGGACATGCGCGGCGCGCTCACCGGCGCCTGATCCGGCCGCTGCCGCGCCGGCGGCGAGCGGCCCCCGACCAGGAGGCGCTGCCGCCGGCCGGCGACTGCCGGGAGCGGCGGTCAGTACCCGCTGCCGGTCCCGCCTTCGAGGATCGCCCGCGAGGAGGACAGGCCCAGCCGGCTGGCGCCCGCGGCGACCATCGCCTCGGCCGCCTCGCGGGTGCGGATACCGCCGGAGGCCTTGACGCCCAGACGGTCGCCGACGGTGCGGCGCATGAGCTGCACGGCATGCTCGGTGGCGCCCCCGGCGGGGTGGAAGCCGGTGGAGGTCTTCACGAAGTCGGCCCCGGCCCGCTCGGCCGCCTCGCACACGGCGACGATCTGCGCATCGTCCAGTGCGGCGGATTCGATGATCACCTTGAGCACGACCGGGGCGGGCGCCGCCTCGCGCACGGCGCGGATCTCCGCCTCGACGCCGGAGACGTCACCGGCACGGGCCAGGCCCACGTTGAGGACCATGTCGATCTCGTCGGCCCCCTTGGACACGGAGTCGGCGGCCTCGGCGGCCTTGATCGAGGAGGCGTGCTGGCCCGAGGGGAAGCCGCACACCGTGGCCACCTTCACGGTGGTCCGCACGGGGAGCATCGAGGGCGAGACGCACACGGAGTAGGTGCCCAGAGCCTCCGCCTCGCGAAGCAGCGCGGTGACATCCTCCGCGGTGGCCTCGGGCTTGAGCAGGGTGTGGTCGATGAGGGCGGCGAGCGCCGCGGTGTCCAGAGAAGTCATGGGCTGATCTTCCCACGATGCACCCCGGCGGCCCCACCCCTGCGCTCGTGCGATAGGTTTCGCGCATCGGTGCAGTGCGGGGCCTCGGGCGCGCGGAGCGGCCTGCATCCCGCTCCTCCTGCCGCGGGCCCGTCGACGACGACGCCCGCGCCCCTCTGGCCCACCGTCCCCACCTCACGAAAGGTCCCGCCCATGCGTTCCCTGGAGATCCACGGCGTCGACGATCTGCGCGTCGTCGAGCGCGCCCAGCCCGAGCCCGGACCCGGCGAGGTGCAGATCGCCGTCGAGTGGGGCGGCATCTGCGGCTCCGACCTCGCGTACTGGCGCCACGGCGTCTCCGGCACCGCGACGATGCGCCACCCCTTCGTGCTCGGGCACGAGGTCTCCGGCCGCGTCAGCGCGCTCGGCCCGGGGGTGGACGGGTTCGCGGTGGGGCTTCCCGTGACGGTGCATCCCGCCCGCACGTCCGGCCCGCTGCCGGAGCGGCTGGCCGGGCGGGACAACCTCCACCCGGACCTGACCTACCTGGGCTCCGCCGCCCGCGACCCGCACACCGACGGCGGCTTCGCGGAGCGGATCACGGTGCGCGCCGAGCAGGTGGTCCCGCTGCCCGACGGACTGGACACCCGCCGCGCCGTGCTCGCCGAACCGCTCGGGGTCGCGATCCATGCCGTGCACCGCGCCGGGGACGTGACCGGGGCGCACGTGCTCGTCAGCGGCTGCGGGCCCGTGGGGCTGCTCACGATCCTCGCGGTGCGTGCGGCCGGTGCCGCGCGCGTCAGCGCCGTGGACCTCTCCCCGCTCGCGCGGGAGCGGGCGCTCGCGCTCGGGGCGGACGTCGCCCTCGACGCAGCGGAGCAGCTCGGGCAGGACGTCACCGTCGCCTTCGAGGCCTCCGGCGCCCCGGCCTCCCTCGAGGCGATCCTGCGCGTGGTCGCCCGCGCCGCCGTGGTGGTCCAGGCGGGCAACCTGCCGCCGGCCCCGGTCTCCGTCGCCCTGGGCCCGATCGTCTCCAAGGAGATCGACTACCGCGGCACCTACCGCTTCGTGAGCGAGATCGAGGAGGCGGTCGAGCTGCTCGCCCGCTCCGAGCTCGCCGAGGGCGTCATCTCGCACGAGCTGGATCTCGCCGATGCCGGTGCCGCGTTCACCACCGCCGCCACGGATCCGCACAGCAGCAAGGTGGTGCTGCGCCTGGAGTGAGCCCGTGCGGCCACCGCCGGCGGACGGCATAGACTCGATGCCCGTGACCGCGTCCCGCAGCCCGAACCCTCGCCGCATCGTCCTGCTCGCCGGCCCCTCCGGCAGCGGGAAGGGCGAGCTGTCACGACGCTCCGGGCTGCCGGTGCTCCCGCTGGACGAGTTCTACCGGGATCACGACGCCCCCGGGCTCCCGCGCCGCTACGGCATCGTCGACTGGGACGACCCGTCCTCGTGGGACGCCGGAGCCGCGCTCGAGGCGCTCACCTCCCTCGCCCACGACGGCAGCGCCGAGGTGCCCGTGTACTCGATCGCCGAGTCGCGCCGCCTCGGCACCGGCCGGCTCGATGCCGGGGAAGCGCCCCTGGTCATCGCCGAGGGGATCTTCGCCGCCGAGCTCATCGCTCCGCTGACCGCCGCGGGGCTGCTCGCGGAGGCGCTGGTGCTGCGTCGGCCGGCGCCGGTGGTGTTCGCGCTGCGTCTCGCACGAGATCTGCGCGAGCATCGCAAGCCCCCGCTGACGCTGCTGCGGCGCGGCTGGTCGCTGGCCCGGGCTCAGGCGGCCGACGTCACGCGCTGGCAGGCGGCGGGGATGCGCCCCACCGGCCTCCACCAGGGCACCAGATGGCTGCAGCGGCTCGCCGGCAGCGCGGAGGCCGAGCAGCACCATCACCACGCCCCCGCGCGCCTCCCCGTCCTGGAGATCACCGCGGTGTGCTTCCTGCGGGACGGCGCCCAGGGCACCGAGGTGCTCGCGGTCCGCAAGCGCGGCACCGGCTCATACATGCAGGTCGGCGGGAAGCTGGAGCCGGGAGAGTCCGCGCGGGATGCCGCGGTGCGAGAGGTCGGGGAGGAGCTCGGAGTGAGCCTCGACCCTGCGGAGCTCGCGCCGCTGGGCGAATTCGAGGCGGTCGCCGCGAACGAGCCGGGCACCATGGTCCGCTCGACGGTCTGGACCACGGGCACGCCCCTGCCCGACCCGCTCGAGGTGCGTGCGGAGCTCGCCGACCACCGCTGGGTGCGGCTCGACCATCCGGGCTCCGGGGCGCGGCTCGCACCGCTCATGGTCCAGCACATCCTGCCGGCCCTGCGCGACCGCCGCTGATCCGTCGGTGCCCCTCGTCCCGCCCGCAGCGGCGGCGCGCTCAGACGATGCGGTCCAGCACGATCCGTCGCTCAGGGGCCGCCGTGCCCGGTGCGGCGAGGCTCCAGGATCCGTCGATCGCCTCGAGCGCGCGGGCGATGCGGCCGGGGGTGTCGGTGTGCAGCCGGGCGAGCACGTCCCCGGCACGTACGGTGTCTCCCACGTGTGCGGCGATCTCGACGCCGGCGGCGGCCTGCACGGCCTCCCCCGGGCGGGAGCGTCCGGCGCCGAGCCGCCACGCCGCGACCCCCACGCCCATCGCATCGAGCCCGGTGACGACGCCGTCCTGCGCGGCACGGACCTCCTCGACGTGCTGTGCGACCGGCAGGGGCGCGTCCACGTCGCCGCCCTGCGCGGAGATCATCGCGCGCCAGGTGTCCATCGCCCGCCCGTCGGCGAGCGCGGCCGCGACGTCGGCGTCGTGCACCCCGGCCGCCTCGAGCATCTCGCGGGCCAGGGCGCAGGTCAGCTCGACCACGTCGGCCGGACCGCCGCCGGCGAGCACCTCGAGGGACTCGCGCACCTCGAGGCTGTTGCCGGCGGTGCGGCCCAGCGGTGCGGACATGTCGGTGAGCAGGGCGACGGTGCGCGTCCCGGCGTCGGTGCCGAGCTCGACCATCGTGCGGGCGAGCTCGCGGGCGTCGGCCTCGTCCTTCATGAACGCCCCGGCGCCGGTCTTCACGTCGAGGGTCAGCGCGGCAGTGCCCTCGGCGATCTTCTTCGACATGATCGAGGAGGCGATCAGCGGGATCGCCTCGACGGTGCCGGTGACGTCGCGCAGCGCATAGAGCTTCTTGTCCGCCGGGGCGAGACCGGAGCCGGCCGCGCAGATCACCGCGCCCACGCTCTCGAGCTGCGCCATCATCTCGTCGTTGGTCAGTGCGGCGCGCCAGCCGGGGATGGCCTCGAGCTTGTCGAGGGTGCCCCCGGTGTGTCCCAGGCCGCGGCCGGACAGCTGCGGCACCGCCACGCCGAAGGAGGCGACCAGCGGGGCCAGCGGCAGGGTGATCTTGTCCCCCACCCCGCCGGTGGAGTGCTTGTCGGTGGTGGGCTTGGAGAGGGCGGAGAAGTCCATCCGCTCGCCGGTGTCGATCATCGCGCTCGTCCAACGGGCGATCTCGGGGCGCTCCATGCCGCGCAGGAAGATCGCCATGGCGAGGGCGGCCATCTGCTCCTCGGCGACGACGCCGCGGGTGTAGGCGTCGATCACCCAGTCGATCTGGCCGCCCTCGAGACGGCCCCCGTCGCGCTTGGTGCGGATCACGTCGACGACGTCGAAGGGCTCGACGGCGGGGTCTGCGGTGGCGTCGGTCATGGAGAGCTCCTCAGGGGTGGGACGGCCCCGCCGCGGTCCTCGCGGCGCGGCGGCCGCAGGGCGAGAGGGCGGAAGGACGACAGGGCGGATGAGGTCAGGGGCGGAGGTCTGCGGGGCCGAACGCCTGCGGCAGCACGGCGTCCATGCTCCGCGGGCCCTCGGGGGTGAGGACCACGAGGTCCGGGGCGGCATGCTCGGAGAGCAGCTGGCGGCAGCGGCCGCAGGGCATGACCACGGCGCGCTCCTCACGGCCCAGCTGCTCGTCGCCGCCCACGCACACGAAGCGGCGCAGCTTCCCGCCGCCGCCGGCGATCAGCTCGCTGATCATCCCGCACTCGGCGCAGAGGGTGACGCCGTAGCCGGCGTTCTCCACGTTGCAGCCGCGCACCAGGCGGCCGTCCTCGGTGAGGCCCGCCGCCCCGACGCGGAAGCGCGAGTAGGGGGTGTAGGCGCGTTCGGCGATCTCGCGGGCGGCGGCGAGCAGCGGCGCGAACTCGGGCTCGGCCTCGGCCGCACGAGCGCGGGGCGGGAGGGATGCACTGGTGCTCATGCCGCCGATGCTCTCACTGCTTGATGTACGGCTGGCCGTCGGCGGCCGGCACCCGCACCCGGCCCACCACTCCGGCCACCGCGAACAGCGCGACGATGTACGGGAGCATCAGCAGGAAGTCGCCCGGGATCGACACCCCGCCCTCGGAGGCCGTCATCGTGCCCAGACGCAGCTGCAGCGAATCCGCGAAGGCGAAGGTGAGCGCCGCCAGCAGCGCGCCGACGGGGTGGTAGCGGCCCAGGATCATCGCGGCCAGAGCGATGTAGCCCTTGCCGGCGGACATCTCCTCGCCGAAGGCGACACCGGTGCCGATGGTGAGCGTCGCGCCGCCCAGCCCGGCCACGGCCGAGCCCAGCAGGACGTTCTTCCAGCGGGTGAGGTTCACGGCGATGCCGACGGTGTCGGCGGCCTTGGGATGCTCGCCCACGGCGCGCACGCGCAGGCCCCAGCGGGTGCGGAACAGGGCCACCGTGAGGCCGGCGACGATGATCCACATCAGGTACACGAGGATGTTCTGCTCGAACAGCATCCGCCCGATCACGGGGATGTCCGCCAGCAGCGGGATCCGCAGCGTGGGCAGCCGCATCGGCGAGTTGAACACCCCGGGGTTGTCCCGCATCACGGTGCCGAAGAAGAACGAGGTGACGCCGATGGCGAGCACGTTGAGCACCACGCCGACGATGATCTGCTGGACGTGGTAGCCGACGGCGAACAGGGCGAGCAGCGCGCCCATCACCATCGCCATGAACGGCGCGCTGAGCAGGCCGATCCACACGTTGCCGGCGAGCGACCCGATGAGCGTCGCGCCGAAGGCGCCGAACAGCAGCTGCCCCTCGATGGCGATGTTGATGACGCCGGCCCGCTCCGAGAGCACCCCGGACAGGGCTCCGAAGGCGAGGGGGACGGCGAGCACGATCGTGGCCTGCAGCAGGGTGGTCACATCGAGGGTGCGCTGGGAGATCACCCAGGTCATGAACGTGAGGACCCAGGCCACCGCGAACACGATGAGCAGTGCCAGGCGCAGCCTCGCCGGGGGCCGGGCGCTGCGGTGCTGCAGCACCCACAGCCCTGCCGAGGCGAGCAGCGCGAGGAGCGCGAACCCGATCGCCCCGCCCATGGAGGGCAGCGTCACCCGCTCGGGCACGATGCCGAAGGGGTTCAGGTCGCTCTCGCGGGCAAGCACGTAGACGGACTCCACGCCGGGGATGCCGCGCAGTCCGAAGAGGACCAGCGCGAGCAGGCCCAGCACGGTGGTGGTGACGGGCAGGTGCCACCAGTTCGCGGGGCGGGAATCCTCGAAGGTCTGCTCCACGGCGGAGTCGTCCACGACGACTGGTGTCGTGCTCATCGCTCCTCCTCCTCCTGCGCGTCGGTGCGGTCCCCGGGTCGCTCGTCCGACGGGGCGGGTCCCGGCTCCCCGGCGGTTCCCGCAGCGGGTTCGGGCGCTGCGGGATCGGGCCCGCCCGGCGGTTCCGCGGCGTCTGGGCCGGCCGGCGAGCCTGCGGTGTGTGCGCCGGCTGCTCCCTGTGCCGTCCCGGGGGCGGGCTCGTCCTGCTCCGCAGGGCGGGCAGCGGACGGCGCGGTGGCCGCGGCCTGTGCGGCGGTGGTCGGGGCCGTGGTCTGCGCGGCGCCGGTGCGGGCGCGGCGGGCGCGACGCACGCGAGCGGCGGCTCCCGGATGGTCGATGCGGCGCAGGCCGATGAGGGTGCGCACCAGCGGCGGGGCGGCGATGAACAGCACCACCAGCACCTGGATCACCTGGACCAGGTCCAGCGGCACGCCCTGGCTGCTCTCCATGAAGCGCCCGCCCGTGGACAGTCCCGCGAACAGCAGGCCCGCGAGCACGATCCCGAGCGGTCCGGAGCGGCCCAGCAGCGCCACGGTGATGGCGTCGAAGCCGATGTTCCCGGCGACCCCCTCGGTGAGGCGGTGCTCGGTGCCGAGCACGTGCACGGCGCCGGCCGCACCCACCAGCGCGCCGGCGACGGCCAGCACGAGGAAGGCGGTGCGGGCCGGGGAGATCCCGGCGACCTGGGCCGCGCGCGGGTTGGAGCCGACGGCCCGGAAGTGGAAGCCGATCGTGGAGCGGCTCATCAGCCACCACAGCACCGCGGCGGCGCCCGCGGCGAGGAAGAGCCCCGCGTGGAGACGGAAGCCGGAGCCCAGCAGCAGCGGCAGCGCCGCGTTCTCGCCGATCGAGGGCGACGTGGGCTGGGACTGGTTCGCACCGGTGAACGCGGAGGTCTTCAGCGCGTAGAACAGCAGGTACGTCGCGATCCAGTTCAGCATGATCGTGCTGATGACCTCGTTGGCGCCGAAACGGGCCTTGAGGAAA comes from Brachybacterium faecium DSM 4810 and encodes:
- a CDS encoding purine nucleotide phosphorylase (PFAM: Phosphorylase superfamily~TIGRFAM: inosine guanosine and xanthosine phosphorylase family; purine nucleotide phosphorylase), encoding MTSPASDPYQLAREAAAAIADASGVPHHDLALVLGSGWSGAADLLGETVWQADATTIPGFRPAAVAGHVGTLRSIRVEGTGARALVLGARTHFYEGAGVDAVVHGVRTAAATGARTMVLTNGCGGIDPAWAPGTPVLIRDQINFTGATPLVGANFVDLTDLYTPALREIARDVDATLDEGVYMQFSGPSYETPAEVQMAKAMGAHLVGMSTALEAIAVREAGMDLLGISLVTNLAAGISGDALSHEEVLEAGRAAGPRISRLLAETVRRITDASPGAAADAATDAPA
- a CDS encoding phosphomannomutase (PFAM: Phosphoglucomutase/phosphomannomutase, C-terminal domain; Phosphoglucomutase/phosphomannomutase, alpha/beta/alpha domain II; Phosphoglucomutase/phosphomannomutase, alpha/beta/alpha domain III; Phosphoglucomutase/phosphomannomutase, alpha/beta/alpha domain I), producing MSVDAALRARAESWIQDDPDPSTREELTALLAQAESGSAAALEELADAFAADLEFGTAGLRGRMAPGPHRMNLAVVSRAARGLADHLLRDLELDRPLVVIGYDARHRSQDFARRSAEIMSAAGCRVQLLERPGPTPLVAFAVRHLGAEAGIVVTASHNPPADNGYKVYLGGRGAAPEARGVQIVPPSDAQIAARIAAVGPVSAIPLPPSGEDPGIEMLGEQLREDYLAAICALPDPAGPRGVRIVHTAMHGVGTEPALAALHRTGFDEVHSVAKQADPDPDFPTVAFPNPEEPGAIDLALELARTVEADVVIANDPDADRCAAAVRDPHQDAWRMLTGDELGVLLGDHLVRRHGYRGVLARSIVSSRWLGRLAEDAGLEAAATLTGFKWIARAPGLAYGYEEAIGYCVLPEAVRDKDGLSAALMVAEMAAHAKAEGTTLVGRLDELARGHGLYATSQLSIRVDELAERDVMMARLRAAPPAALAQSPVAVVQDLAEGSVATTGLPPTDGMVLSTRDDARVIVRPSGTEPKLKCYIEVHEEVPAAADDARLGEVRRRAAAQLERIGADMRGALTGA
- a CDS encoding deoxyribose-phosphate aldolase (PFAM: DeoC/LacD family aldolase~TIGRFAM: deoxyribose-phosphate aldolase) produces the protein MTSLDTAALAALIDHTLLKPEATAEDVTALLREAEALGTYSVCVSPSMLPVRTTVKVATVCGFPSGQHASSIKAAEAADSVSKGADEIDMVLNVGLARAGDVSGVEAEIRAVREAAPAPVVLKVIIESAALDDAQIVAVCEAAERAGADFVKTSTGFHPAGGATEHAVQLMRRTVGDRLGVKASGGIRTREAAEAMVAAGASRLGLSSSRAILEGGTGSGY
- a CDS encoding theronine dehydrogenase-like Zn-dependent dehydrogenase (PFAM: Zinc-binding dehydrogenase; Alcohol dehydrogenase GroES-like domain~TIGRFAM: 2-desacetyl-2-hydroxyethyl bacteriochlorophyllide A dehydrogenase) yields the protein MRSLEIHGVDDLRVVERAQPEPGPGEVQIAVEWGGICGSDLAYWRHGVSGTATMRHPFVLGHEVSGRVSALGPGVDGFAVGLPVTVHPARTSGPLPERLAGRDNLHPDLTYLGSAARDPHTDGGFAERITVRAEQVVPLPDGLDTRRAVLAEPLGVAIHAVHRAGDVTGAHVLVSGCGPVGLLTILAVRAAGAARVSAVDLSPLARERALALGADVALDAAEQLGQDVTVAFEASGAPASLEAILRVVARAAVVVQAGNLPPAPVSVALGPIVSKEIDYRGTYRFVSEIEEAVELLARSELAEGVISHELDLADAGAAFTTAATDPHSSKVVLRLE
- a CDS encoding uridine kinase (PFAM: NUDIX domain), producing the protein MPVTASRSPNPRRIVLLAGPSGSGKGELSRRSGLPVLPLDEFYRDHDAPGLPRRYGIVDWDDPSSWDAGAALEALTSLAHDGSAEVPVYSIAESRRLGTGRLDAGEAPLVIAEGIFAAELIAPLTAAGLLAEALVLRRPAPVVFALRLARDLREHRKPPLTLLRRGWSLARAQAADVTRWQAAGMRPTGLHQGTRWLQRLAGSAEAEQHHHHAPARLPVLEITAVCFLRDGAQGTEVLAVRKRGTGSYMQVGGKLEPGESARDAAVREVGEELGVSLDPAELAPLGEFEAVAANEPGTMVRSTVWTTGTPLPDPLEVRAELADHRWVRLDHPGSGARLAPLMVQHILPALRDRR
- a CDS encoding thymidine phosphorylase (PFAM: Pyrimidine nucleoside phosphorylase C-terminal domain; Glycosyl transferase family, helical bundle domain; Glycosyl transferase family, a/b domain~TIGRFAM: pyrimidine-nucleoside phosphorylase), with amino-acid sequence MTDATADPAVEPFDVVDVIRTKRDGGRLEGGQIDWVIDAYTRGVVAEEQMAALAMAIFLRGMERPEIARWTSAMIDTGERMDFSALSKPTTDKHSTGGVGDKITLPLAPLVASFGVAVPQLSGRGLGHTGGTLDKLEAIPGWRAALTNDEMMAQLESVGAVICAAGSGLAPADKKLYALRDVTGTVEAIPLIASSIMSKKIAEGTAALTLDVKTGAGAFMKDEADARELARTMVELGTDAGTRTVALLTDMSAPLGRTAGNSLEVRESLEVLAGGGPADVVELTCALAREMLEAAGVHDADVAAALADGRAMDTWRAMISAQGGDVDAPLPVAQHVEEVRAAQDGVVTGLDAMGVGVAAWRLGAGRSRPGEAVQAAAGVEIAAHVGDTVRAGDVLARLHTDTPGRIARALEAIDGSWSLAAPGTAAPERRIVLDRIV
- a CDS encoding cytidine deaminase (PFAM: Cytidine and deoxycytidylate deaminase zinc-binding region~TIGRFAM: cytidine deaminase, homotetrameric) — its product is MSTSASLPPRARAAEAEPEFAPLLAAAREIAERAYTPYSRFRVGAAGLTEDGRLVRGCNVENAGYGVTLCAECGMISELIAGGGGKLRRFVCVGGDEQLGREERAVVMPCGRCRQLLSEHAAPDLVVLTPEGPRSMDAVLPQAFGPADLRP
- a CDS encoding uncharacterized ABC-type transport system, permease component (PFAM: Branched-chain amino acid transport system / permease component~TIGRFAM: ATP synthase subunit 6 (eukaryotes),also subunit A (prokaryotes)), yielding MSTTPVVVDDSAVEQTFEDSRPANWWHLPVTTTVLGLLALVLFGLRGIPGVESVYVLARESDLNPFGIVPERVTLPSMGGAIGFALLALLASAGLWVLQHRSARPPARLRLALLIVFAVAWVLTFMTWVISQRTLDVTTLLQATIVLAVPLAFGALSGVLSERAGVINIAIEGQLLFGAFGATLIGSLAGNVWIGLLSAPFMAMVMGALLALFAVGYHVQQIIVGVVLNVLAIGVTSFFFGTVMRDNPGVFNSPMRLPTLRIPLLADIPVIGRMLFEQNILVYLMWIIVAGLTVALFRTRWGLRVRAVGEHPKAADTVGIAVNLTRWKNVLLGSAVAGLGGATLTIGTGVAFGEEMSAGKGYIALAAMILGRYHPVGALLAALTFAFADSLQLRLGTMTASEGGVSIPGDFLLMLPYIVALFAVAGVVGRVRVPAADGQPYIKQ
- a CDS encoding ABC-type uncharacterized transport system, permease component (PFAM: Branched-chain amino acid transport system / permease component), whose product is MSTVDVADTGSAPGVGAGSTDAPPPPEQTAESALARTLQRIARGDLLVVVMSFVFAFLIGSVLIVIADQEVRETLGYFFARPSDALTAIWQSVTQAYGAMFRGAVFDGTGYARAAESVREAGGTGTYVLVPALSAGLRPLTETLTIATPLIIASAGMAVSFRAGLFNIGGTGQLIVGAMAAGYVGFTLDLPVVLHLLVCLVAGILAGGVWGGIAGFLKARFGANEVISTIMLNWIATYLLFYALKTSAFTGANQSQPTSPSIGENAALPLLLGSGFRLHAGLFLAAGAAAVLWWLMSRSTIGFHFRAVGSNPRAAQVAGISPARTAFLVLAVAGALVGAAGAVHVLGTEHRLTEGVAGNIGFDAITVALLGRSGPLGIVLAGLLFAGLSTGGRFMESSQGVPLDLVQVIQVLVVLFIAAPPLVRTLIGLRRIDHPGAAARVRRARRARTGAAQTTAPTTAAQAAATAPSAARPAEQDEPAPGTAQGAAGAHTAGSPAGPDAAEPPGGPDPAAPEPAAGTAGEPGPAPSDERPGDRTDAQEEEER